In Haliotis asinina isolate JCU_RB_2024 chromosome 15, JCU_Hal_asi_v2, whole genome shotgun sequence, one DNA window encodes the following:
- the LOC137266071 gene encoding sphingolipid delta(4)-desaturase DES1-like isoform X2, translating into MKSPHPDLAMSWFHRFLSLATRAAGKDEDWEFTEEPHTERRRKILKKYPQIKQLMGYDSNIAYITTVEVLIQLFMCWVLQDANWSSILILSYCFGGVLNHSLGSAIHEIGHNLAFGHSRPALNRILSIWCNLPMAVPMAVTYKKYHTDHHRYLGEEYQDVDIPTRLESYLFRHPITKMLWLLLHPIIHGIRPFYKSPKPLTGWEMINTAVQLIFDVVILKVFGVKSLVYLLAGTLMALGLHPLAGHFISEHYLFNGGQATHSYYGPLNFVLFNVGYHIEHHDFPYIPYSRLPEVKKIAGEFYDDLPYHTSWCKVVWDFIFKDYMGPHARGVGYLKDEKTEAKADQNGRVKIEQNGVCKVKSS; encoded by the exons ATG AAGAGCCCACATCCCGATTTGGCCATGAGCTGGTTCCACAGGTTCCTGAGTTTAGCAACCAGAGCAGCTGGGAAGGATGAAGACTGGGAGTTCACTGAGGAGCCCCACACGGAGAGGAGGCGAAAGATCCTCAAGAAGTACCCTCAGATCAAACAACTCATGGGCTACGACTCCAACATCGCCTACATAACCACGGTAGAAGTACTGATCCAGTTGTTCATGTGTTGGGTTCTACAGGATGCCAACTGGTCTAGCATCCTCATTCTATCGTACTGTTTTGGAGGTGTTCTAAACCATTCCCTTGGAAGTGCTATACATGAGAttggccataatcttgcatttGGACACAGCCGTCCGGCTCTCAATAGGATTCTCAGTATATGGTGTAATTTGCCAATGGCTGTTCCTATGGCAGTAACATACAAGAAGTATCACACGGACCATCACCGGTACCTCGGGGAAGAGTACCAAGACGTGGACATACCAACTCGTCTCGAGAGTTATCTGTTCAGACATCCCATCACTAAGATGTTATGGCTCTTATTGCACCCCATCATCCATGGGATACGGCCTTTCTACAAGAGCCCCAAACCTCTAACAGGGTGGGAGATGATCAATACTGCTGTTCAGTTGATATTTGACGTCGTCATCCTGAAGGTATTCGGCGTTAAGTCCCTGGTATACCTTCTGGCCGGAACACTCATGGCCCTGGGTCTCCATCCACTTGCCGGCCATTTTATCTCGGAACACTATCTCTTCAACGGAGGGCAGGCGACTCACTCGTACTATGGGCCTCTTAACTTTGTTCTTTTTAATGTTGGGTATCATATTGAACACCATGACTTTCCTTACATTCCGTACTCTCGCTTACCGGAAGTTAAGAAGATAGCGGGCGAGTTTTATGATGATCTTCCCTACCATACGTCTTGGTGTAAGGTTGTCTGGGATTTCATCTTTAAAGACTATATGGGACCACACGCGAGAGGAGTGGGGTATCTTAAGGATGAGAAGACTGAGGCCAAGGCCGATCAAAATGGTAGAGTCAAGATcgagcaaaatggtgtttgcaAAGTCAAATCTTCATGA
- the LOC137266071 gene encoding sphingolipid delta(4)-desaturase DES1-like isoform X1 — MSWFHRFLSLATRAAGKDEDWEFTEEPHTERRRKILKKYPQIKQLMGYDSNIAYITTVEVLIQLFMCWVLQDANWSSILILSYCFGGVLNHSLGSAIHEIGHNLAFGHSRPALNRILSIWCNLPMAVPMAVTYKKYHTDHHRYLGEEYQDVDIPTRLESYLFRHPITKMLWLLLHPIIHGIRPFYKSPKPLTGWEMINTAVQLIFDVVILKVFGVKSLVYLLAGTLMALGLHPLAGHFISEHYLFNGGQATHSYYGPLNFVLFNVGYHIEHHDFPYIPYSRLPEVKKIAGEFYDDLPYHTSWCKVVWDFIFKDYMGPHARGVGYLKDEKTEAKADQNGRVKIEQNGVCKVKSS; from the coding sequence ATGAGCTGGTTCCACAGGTTCCTGAGTTTAGCAACCAGAGCAGCTGGGAAGGATGAAGACTGGGAGTTCACTGAGGAGCCCCACACGGAGAGGAGGCGAAAGATCCTCAAGAAGTACCCTCAGATCAAACAACTCATGGGCTACGACTCCAACATCGCCTACATAACCACGGTAGAAGTACTGATCCAGTTGTTCATGTGTTGGGTTCTACAGGATGCCAACTGGTCTAGCATCCTCATTCTATCGTACTGTTTTGGAGGTGTTCTAAACCATTCCCTTGGAAGTGCTATACATGAGAttggccataatcttgcatttGGACACAGCCGTCCGGCTCTCAATAGGATTCTCAGTATATGGTGTAATTTGCCAATGGCTGTTCCTATGGCAGTAACATACAAGAAGTATCACACGGACCATCACCGGTACCTCGGGGAAGAGTACCAAGACGTGGACATACCAACTCGTCTCGAGAGTTATCTGTTCAGACATCCCATCACTAAGATGTTATGGCTCTTATTGCACCCCATCATCCATGGGATACGGCCTTTCTACAAGAGCCCCAAACCTCTAACAGGGTGGGAGATGATCAATACTGCTGTTCAGTTGATATTTGACGTCGTCATCCTGAAGGTATTCGGCGTTAAGTCCCTGGTATACCTTCTGGCCGGAACACTCATGGCCCTGGGTCTCCATCCACTTGCCGGCCATTTTATCTCGGAACACTATCTCTTCAACGGAGGGCAGGCGACTCACTCGTACTATGGGCCTCTTAACTTTGTTCTTTTTAATGTTGGGTATCATATTGAACACCATGACTTTCCTTACATTCCGTACTCTCGCTTACCGGAAGTTAAGAAGATAGCGGGCGAGTTTTATGATGATCTTCCCTACCATACGTCTTGGTGTAAGGTTGTCTGGGATTTCATCTTTAAAGACTATATGGGACCACACGCGAGAGGAGTGGGGTATCTTAAGGATGAGAAGACTGAGGCCAAGGCCGATCAAAATGGTAGAGTCAAGATcgagcaaaatggtgtttgcaAAGTCAAATCTTCATGA